A single region of the Changchengzhania lutea genome encodes:
- a CDS encoding adenylate kinase, with amino-acid sequence MIKLHDKYFKPFISAKEIDSALTRMVSEIAHDIGDEIPVFVGILNGSFMVVSDFVKKYPNPCEVTFIKLASYEGVKSTEDIQRLIGLTQDLSGKTVVILEDIIDTGNTLAEVHRIFKNENVKALKIATLFYKPEAYKKDFKLHYIGIEIPNKFIVGYGLDYDGLGRDIPEIYQIKETQHMTNLVLFGPPGAGKGTQANFLKEKYNLIHISTGDVFRFNIKNETALGMLAKSYMDKGALVPDQVTIDMLNAEVEKNADAKGFIFDGFPRTNAQAEALDKLMESKDSEINAMIALEVDDDVLVQRLLARGKTSGRPDDADETIIRNRILEYYNKTAILKDYYSAQNKYFGVDGVGSIEDITVRLSAVIDNL; translated from the coding sequence TTGATAAAGCTACACGACAAATATTTCAAACCATTTATTTCAGCTAAAGAAATTGACAGTGCTTTAACACGCATGGTTAGCGAAATTGCTCATGATATTGGTGATGAAATTCCTGTATTTGTCGGGATTTTAAATGGGTCGTTTATGGTGGTGAGCGATTTTGTAAAAAAATATCCAAACCCCTGCGAAGTAACGTTTATAAAATTAGCCTCTTATGAGGGTGTTAAATCTACAGAAGATATTCAACGCCTTATAGGATTAACTCAAGATTTATCTGGTAAGACTGTAGTGATTTTAGAAGATATTATTGATACAGGAAATACCTTAGCAGAAGTACACCGGATTTTTAAAAATGAGAACGTCAAAGCTTTAAAAATCGCCACCTTATTTTATAAACCAGAAGCATATAAAAAAGATTTTAAACTCCATTACATTGGCATTGAAATACCAAATAAATTTATAGTAGGTTATGGACTTGACTATGACGGATTGGGAAGGGATATTCCAGAAATATATCAAATAAAAGAAACACAACATATGACTAATTTAGTGCTATTTGGTCCTCCAGGAGCAGGTAAAGGAACGCAAGCTAATTTTTTAAAAGAAAAATATAATCTCATTCACATCTCTACGGGTGATGTTTTTAGATTTAATATAAAAAATGAAACTGCTTTAGGAATGTTGGCCAAATCTTATATGGATAAGGGCGCGTTAGTTCCAGATCAAGTCACTATTGATATGTTGAATGCTGAGGTTGAAAAAAATGCTGATGCTAAGGGATTTATTTTCGATGGTTTTCCTCGTACCAATGCTCAAGCTGAAGCTTTAGATAAGTTAATGGAAAGTAAGGATTCTGAAATCAATGCGATGATTGCTTTAGAAGTAGATGACGATGTTTTGGTGCAACGCTTATTAGCGAGAGGTAAAACAAGCGGCAGACCAGACGATGCTGACGAAACCATTATAAGAAATAGAATTTTAGAATATTACAATAAAACGGCTATTTTAAAAGACTACTACTCAGCTCAAAACAAATATTTTGGTGTTGATGGCGTAGGTAGTATTGAAGATATTACTGTAAGATTGAGTGCTGTAATTGATAATCTATAG
- a CDS encoding 5-(carboxyamino)imidazole ribonucleotide synthase, which yields MNYFSSNFKLGILGGGQLGKMLLNDTRKFDIYTCVLDPSEEAPCRIASNEFYIGDLMDFETVYNFGKQVDVLTIEIENVNVDALERLEKDGVTVYPSSKTLRIIQNKATQKLFYIDHDLPTAYFSRFAYTSEIKEAVNHGGIQLPFVWKSAQFGYDGNGVKIVRSLADLNGLPNVECIAEQLIPFKNELAVIVARNANGETKTFPVVEMEFHPEANQVEYVICPARISDAVVKKAEAVALKTSEAFGHVGLLAVEMFQTKNDDILINEVAPRPHNSGHQTIESNYTSQFEQHLRAILNLPLGRTDSKVGGIMVNLVGAEGFTGDVIYEHIEDIMKMEGVTPHIYGKKQTRPFRKMGHVTIVNEDLNKARKIAEDVKNTIKVISK from the coding sequence ATGAATTACTTTTCTTCAAACTTTAAACTTGGTATTTTAGGTGGCGGCCAGTTAGGAAAAATGCTTTTAAATGACACCAGAAAATTTGATATTTACACCTGTGTTTTAGACCCTAGTGAAGAGGCACCATGCAGAATTGCCAGTAATGAGTTTTACATTGGTGATTTAATGGATTTTGAAACCGTTTATAATTTTGGTAAACAAGTTGATGTGCTTACTATTGAAATTGAAAACGTGAATGTTGATGCCTTAGAACGTTTAGAGAAAGACGGCGTTACGGTTTATCCTTCCTCAAAAACCTTACGTATCATTCAGAACAAAGCCACGCAAAAATTATTCTATATAGATCACGATTTACCAACTGCCTATTTTTCAAGATTTGCATATACATCTGAAATAAAAGAAGCTGTTAATCACGGTGGTATCCAACTTCCATTTGTTTGGAAAAGTGCGCAGTTTGGCTATGATGGAAATGGTGTTAAAATTGTGAGATCACTTGCCGATTTAAATGGCTTACCAAATGTAGAATGCATCGCCGAACAACTCATTCCGTTTAAAAATGAATTAGCGGTTATCGTTGCAAGAAATGCCAATGGCGAGACAAAAACCTTTCCTGTAGTAGAAATGGAGTTTCACCCCGAAGCCAATCAGGTAGAATATGTTATCTGTCCGGCAAGAATTTCTGATGCTGTGGTAAAAAAAGCAGAAGCTGTCGCTTTAAAAACCTCTGAAGCCTTTGGGCATGTGGGGCTTTTAGCCGTGGAGATGTTTCAAACAAAAAATGACGATATTTTAATTAATGAAGTGGCGCCACGTCCGCATAACTCTGGACACCAAACCATAGAATCCAATTATACCTCGCAATTTGAACAGCATTTAAGAGCCATTCTAAATTTACCCTTGGGTAGAACCGATAGTAAAGTGGGTGGGATTATGGTAAATTTGGTTGGAGCAGAAGGATTTACGGGTGATGTTATTTATGAGCATATTGAAGACATTATGAAAATGGAAGGTGTAACTCCCCATATTTATGGCAAAAAACAAACTAGACCTTTCCGAAAAATGGGCCATGTGACCATAGTAAATGAAGATTTAAACAAGGCACGAAAAATTGCTGAAGATGTCAAGAACACCATAAAAGTAATTAGTAAATAA
- the purE gene encoding 5-(carboxyamino)imidazole ribonucleotide mutase has protein sequence MNKVGVIMGSKSDLPVMQDAIDILKEFEIKVEVDIVSAHRTPEKLFDYGKHAHTKGFAVIIAGAGGAAHLPGMIASLSPLPVIGVPVKSSNSIDGWDSILSILQMPGGVPVATVALNGAKNAGILAAQIIGTSDPRILDKILQYKEGLKQKVHDSAIGL, from the coding sequence ATGAATAAAGTAGGAGTCATTATGGGAAGTAAAAGTGATCTTCCAGTTATGCAAGACGCTATAGATATTCTTAAAGAGTTTGAGATAAAAGTTGAAGTCGATATTGTTTCGGCTCACAGAACCCCAGAAAAATTATTTGACTACGGTAAGCATGCACATACCAAAGGATTTGCCGTCATTATTGCTGGTGCTGGTGGTGCTGCGCATTTACCAGGAATGATTGCTTCACTATCCCCACTCCCGGTTATTGGTGTGCCCGTAAAAAGTAGCAATTCTATTGATGGTTGGGATTCTATATTATCGATATTACAAATGCCAGGCGGTGTTCCCGTGGCAACCGTAGCCTTAAATGGCGCTAAAAATGCTGGTATCTTAGCAGCACAAATTATTGGAACAAGTGATCCTCGTATTTTAGACAAAATTCTTCAATATAAAGAAGGATTAAAACAAAAAGTACATGACTCTGCTATAGGCCTATAA
- a CDS encoding M3 family metallopeptidase: MSNNILLQSFTTPYNTVPFSSIKDAHFLPAFEEAIKKAKGEIEAITKNTETPTFENTIEALEFSGMTLDRISNIFFNLNSAETNDTIQKIAQQVSPLLSEFSNDITLNADLFNRVKQVYENKNQLNLTTEQDTLLDKKYKSFSRNGANLSEDKKQQLRDIDKKLSSLKLKFGENVLAETNKFEMHITDEADLSGLPNGAKEAAKQLAESKDKTGWLFTLDYPSYIPFVTYADNRDLRKKMTLAAGSKGFKNDALDNQKYVLSIAKLRYDRANLLGYKTHAHFVLEERMAGTPENVLKFSNELLEKAKPAAEREFQKLEDFAKESDHIDQLQKWDGSYYSEKLKQKLFSLDDEQLKPYFKLEHVIDGAFTVANKLFDLNFEEIHNIDTYHDDVLTYKVTDSKGDLISIFYADFFPRAGKRNGAWMTSYKPQYVKDGVMERPHISIVCNFTKPTKSKPSLLTFNEVTTLFHEFGHALHGMLANTTYPSLSGTSVYWDFVELPSQILENWCYEKEALKLFATHYKTGEVIPMDLVEKIKASATFHEGMQTLRQLSFGLLDMSWHAGESPETIKSVKAHESQVFENTSLYPETKETCMSTAFSHIFQGGYSSGYYSYKWAEVLDADAFDFFKEKGIFNKVVATKFKDNVLSKGGTEKPMILYKRFRGQAPKPEALLKRAGLLEK, from the coding sequence ATGTCCAATAATATTCTATTACAATCCTTTACAACACCATACAACACCGTTCCTTTTTCATCTATTAAAGATGCGCATTTTTTGCCTGCTTTTGAAGAAGCCATAAAAAAAGCTAAGGGAGAAATTGAGGCTATCACAAAAAATACAGAAACGCCTACCTTTGAAAATACTATTGAAGCCTTAGAGTTTTCGGGAATGACCTTAGATAGAATTTCAAACATTTTTTTTAATTTGAACTCTGCCGAAACAAATGATACTATTCAAAAGATAGCACAACAAGTATCACCACTTCTTTCAGAATTTAGTAACGACATTACTTTAAATGCTGATTTATTCAACCGTGTTAAGCAGGTTTACGAAAATAAAAATCAACTCAATTTAACTACAGAACAAGATACCCTTCTTGATAAAAAATATAAAAGTTTTTCTCGCAACGGCGCAAATCTTTCTGAAGATAAAAAGCAACAGTTACGGGATATTGATAAGAAATTAAGCTCACTTAAACTCAAGTTTGGTGAAAATGTTCTAGCCGAAACCAATAAGTTTGAAATGCATATCACTGATGAAGCTGATTTATCCGGACTCCCCAATGGAGCCAAAGAAGCCGCTAAACAATTGGCTGAATCGAAAGATAAAACTGGCTGGTTATTCACTTTAGACTACCCGAGCTATATTCCGTTTGTCACCTACGCTGACAACAGAGACCTCAGAAAGAAAATGACTTTAGCTGCGGGTAGTAAAGGCTTTAAAAATGATGCCCTAGACAATCAGAAATACGTATTAAGCATAGCGAAGTTAAGATACGACCGTGCCAATCTATTAGGTTATAAAACCCATGCCCATTTTGTACTTGAAGAACGTATGGCAGGAACACCTGAAAATGTTTTAAAGTTCTCAAACGAATTATTGGAAAAAGCAAAACCAGCTGCAGAACGTGAGTTTCAAAAGCTAGAAGACTTTGCTAAAGAATCAGATCATATCGATCAACTTCAAAAATGGGATGGTTCATATTACTCTGAAAAATTGAAGCAAAAGTTATTCAGTTTGGATGATGAACAGCTAAAACCTTATTTCAAATTAGAGCATGTTATAGATGGTGCTTTTACAGTCGCTAATAAGTTGTTCGATTTAAATTTTGAAGAAATTCATAACATCGATACATACCACGACGATGTTCTCACCTACAAAGTTACAGACTCCAAAGGAGATTTAATTTCTATATTTTATGCCGATTTCTTTCCACGAGCAGGAAAACGTAATGGTGCGTGGATGACTTCTTACAAACCACAATACGTAAAAGATGGTGTTATGGAACGCCCTCATATTTCTATTGTATGCAACTTTACAAAACCCACTAAGAGCAAGCCATCGCTACTTACCTTTAATGAAGTGACGACGTTGTTTCATGAATTTGGTCACGCACTTCATGGTATGCTTGCCAATACCACTTATCCAAGCTTATCTGGCACCAGTGTCTATTGGGATTTTGTAGAATTACCAAGTCAGATTTTAGAGAATTGGTGTTATGAAAAAGAAGCCTTAAAATTATTTGCAACGCATTATAAAACCGGAGAAGTCATCCCTATGGATTTAGTCGAAAAGATAAAGGCTTCCGCGACATTTCATGAAGGTATGCAAACCCTAAGACAATTAAGCTTTGGACTGTTAGACATGAGTTGGCACGCTGGTGAATCGCCAGAAACAATAAAATCTGTAAAAGCTCATGAATCTCAAGTTTTTGAAAACACATCACTATATCCTGAAACTAAAGAAACCTGTATGAGTACGGCGTTTTCCCATATATTTCAAGGTGGCTATTCATCGGGTTACTACAGCTATAAATGGGCCGAAGTTTTAGATGCTGATGCCTTTGATTTTTTTAAGGAAAAGGGGATTTTCAATAAAGTGGTTGCTACTAAATTTAAAGATAATGTCCTGAGTAAAGGTGGCACGGAAAAACCCATGATATTGTATAAACGTTTTAGAGGGCAGGCGCCAAAACCGGAAGCCTTATTAAAACGTGCTGGCTTATTAGAGAAATAA
- a CDS encoding sigma-70 family RNA polymerase sigma factor — protein sequence MPEHKINADKWVDAYADYLFNYTITRVSDREIAQDLVQDTFLAGLKSMKNFKGEASERTWLISILKRKIIDHYRKKNSNKGKAEVRIAYNGDSESEGDWLEERVADPFDKTAEDTMQNEELSDAIYNCLEKLPKKQAQVFKMKTIQGFETEVICNELNITASNLWVIIHRARTAMAGCLKENWF from the coding sequence ATGCCAGAACATAAAATTAACGCAGATAAGTGGGTTGACGCTTATGCCGATTACTTGTTTAATTACACTATTACCCGTGTGAGTGATCGTGAAATTGCACAAGATTTGGTACAGGACACGTTTCTGGCAGGTTTAAAATCAATGAAAAATTTTAAAGGAGAAGCCAGCGAACGTACCTGGCTTATTTCAATTTTAAAACGAAAAATCATTGACCACTATCGCAAAAAGAATTCTAACAAAGGAAAGGCGGAAGTAAGAATTGCTTATAATGGTGATTCGGAATCTGAGGGCGATTGGCTGGAAGAACGTGTAGCAGATCCATTTGACAAAACAGCCGAAGACACCATGCAGAACGAGGAACTTAGTGACGCTATTTATAATTGTTTAGAAAAATTACCAAAAAAGCAGGCACAGGTTTTTAAAATGAAAACTATTCAAGGTTTTGAAACTGAAGTTATCTGTAATGAACTTAATATTACAGCGTCTAACCTTTGGGTAATTATTCATAGAGCACGAACAGCTATGGCAGGTTGCCTTAAAGAAAATTGGTTTTAA
- a CDS encoding UbiA prenyltransferase family protein, producing the protein MPLVKQLLNFYINSSIHVALSVYALSWLTLLNYNIDYDEHVLYFIFFASITGYNFVKYFGMAKFHHRSLTPYLKGIQIFSLGCFLAMCYYAFKLEMITLICVAGLAIITFLYAIPFLPKSIFLDDKQNLRSISGLKVYLIALVWALVTVLLPLINNGYHLNTDIIIDCFQRYIFVIILMLPFEIRDLKFDSLKLSTIPQEIGVKGTKLMGLILIMMFFGIIFLKDSLSAQDVLLTLTVSIIIGLFVMFSKVNQGHYYSALWVEAIPIFWLLLKLI; encoded by the coding sequence ATGCCACTTGTAAAGCAGTTACTAAATTTTTATATCAATAGCAGTATTCATGTGGCTCTGTCTGTCTATGCATTAAGTTGGTTAACGCTACTTAATTATAATATTGACTACGATGAGCATGTGCTTTATTTTATCTTTTTCGCCTCCATTACAGGATATAATTTTGTTAAGTACTTTGGGATGGCAAAGTTTCATCACCGAAGCCTGACACCATACCTAAAAGGTATCCAAATTTTTTCTTTGGGCTGTTTTTTAGCCATGTGCTATTATGCCTTTAAATTAGAAATGATTACTCTAATTTGTGTTGCTGGTTTGGCTATAATCACATTTTTGTATGCCATACCTTTTTTGCCTAAATCTATTTTTTTAGATGATAAACAGAACTTGAGGAGTATAAGCGGTTTAAAAGTATATCTCATTGCTTTGGTTTGGGCATTGGTAACGGTATTGCTTCCTCTAATAAATAACGGATATCATTTAAACACAGATATTATAATAGATTGTTTTCAACGCTATATTTTTGTCATTATATTAATGCTGCCATTTGAAATTAGAGATTTGAAATTTGACAGTTTAAAGCTGTCAACCATCCCTCAGGAAATAGGGGTGAAGGGGACTAAATTAATGGGACTCATTTTGATTATGATGTTCTTCGGAATAATTTTTCTAAAAGATAGCCTTAGCGCTCAGGATGTTTTGCTAACACTTACCGTCTCCATAATAATAGGATTATTTGTAATGTTTTCTAAAGTGAATCAAGGACATTATTATAGTGCCTTATGGGTTGAGGCGATCCCTATATTTTGGTTATTATTGAAGTTAATTTGA
- the gcvP gene encoding aminomethyl-transferring glycine dehydrogenase: MNTNAFALRHIGPREDDQNLMLKTIGVDSLDQLIYETVPDDIRLKNGLKLEGPLTEHEYLLHIHELSKKNKVFKTYIGLGYHPTILPAVIQRNILENPGWYTAYTPYQAEIAQGRLEALLNFQTMVIDLTGMEIANASLLDESTAAAEAMSLLFAVRARDQKKANINKFFVSENILPQTLSLLQTRANPIGIELVVGSEDNFDFSSEFFGAILQYPGKDGQISDIETFITKSNEAQIKVAVAADILSLVKLEAPGKFGADVVVGTTQRFGIPMGYGGPHAAFFATKEAYKRDLPGRIIGVTKDMDGERALRMALQTREQHIKRDKATSNICTAQVLLAVMAGMYAVYHGPRGLKFIANKVHHAASTLSKALEDLGYKQTNDSFFDTLKIETDSKKIKSIAKKKKVNFFYPDSNKVTISLNETTSLRDINYIISVFAEAASKENSPISSISESNHIAEKSQRTSDFLTLDVFNTYHSETELMRYIKSLERKDLSLNHSMISLGSCTMKLNAAAEMLPLSWFKWGNIHPFAPLKQAKGYLTVLKALEDQLTEITGFAATSLQPNSGAQGEFAGLMVIKAYHESRGDHHRNICIIPSSAHGTNPASAVMAGMKVIVTKSTSEGNIDVDDLREKAELHKNNLSALMVTYPSTHGVYESAIKEVTQIIHDHGGQVYMDGANMNAQVGLTNPGNIGADVCHLNLHKTFAIPHGGGGPGVGPICVAKQLVPFLPGNPLIKTGGDQAITAISAAPFGSALACLISYGYIKMLGAEGLTQSTKIAILNANYIKQRLQGSFETLYSGERGRAAHEMIIDCRPFKTNGIEVTDIAKRLMDYGFHAPTVSFPVAGTMMIEPTESESKAEIDRFCDAMISIKKEIDTVSKGDEHNILKNAPHTLDMITANDWHYSYDRETAAFPLEYVRDNKFWPTVRRVDDAYGDRNLICSCAPIEAYAEV, translated from the coding sequence ATGAATACAAACGCTTTTGCCTTGCGTCATATTGGTCCGAGAGAAGACGACCAAAACCTCATGTTAAAAACTATCGGTGTTGACTCTTTAGATCAATTAATTTATGAAACTGTCCCTGATGATATTCGTCTCAAAAACGGTTTAAAATTAGAGGGACCCTTGACAGAACACGAATATTTATTGCACATTCATGAGCTTTCAAAAAAAAATAAAGTCTTCAAAACATATATCGGACTCGGCTATCATCCTACTATTTTACCGGCCGTCATTCAAAGAAATATACTTGAAAACCCAGGATGGTACACTGCATACACACCCTATCAAGCTGAAATTGCGCAAGGGCGCTTAGAAGCGCTTCTTAATTTCCAAACGATGGTTATTGACTTAACAGGAATGGAAATTGCCAATGCCTCCTTGCTTGACGAAAGTACAGCCGCTGCAGAAGCCATGAGCCTTTTATTTGCAGTTAGAGCGCGAGACCAAAAAAAAGCGAACATAAATAAATTCTTTGTTTCAGAAAACATACTGCCTCAAACCCTATCATTGCTACAAACCAGAGCCAATCCAATTGGCATCGAATTGGTAGTTGGTTCTGAGGATAATTTTGATTTTTCTTCAGAATTTTTTGGAGCTATTTTACAGTACCCTGGAAAAGATGGTCAAATTTCAGATATTGAAACCTTCATTACAAAATCAAATGAGGCTCAAATTAAAGTCGCTGTAGCTGCAGATATATTAAGTTTAGTCAAATTGGAAGCACCAGGGAAATTCGGAGCAGATGTCGTCGTTGGCACGACACAACGTTTCGGAATCCCAATGGGTTACGGTGGTCCGCATGCGGCATTTTTTGCAACAAAAGAAGCCTATAAAAGAGATCTACCTGGACGCATAATTGGAGTTACGAAAGACATGGATGGGGAAAGAGCATTACGAATGGCGCTCCAAACCAGAGAACAACATATTAAACGCGATAAAGCCACATCTAATATCTGTACGGCCCAAGTGCTTTTAGCCGTTATGGCAGGCATGTATGCCGTGTATCATGGTCCACGAGGTTTAAAATTTATTGCCAACAAGGTGCACCATGCCGCTTCAACATTATCGAAAGCCTTAGAGGATTTAGGATATAAGCAAACCAATGATTCGTTTTTTGATACTTTAAAAATTGAAACAGATTCTAAAAAAATTAAATCTATAGCCAAAAAGAAAAAAGTTAATTTCTTTTATCCAGATTCAAACAAGGTTACAATTTCATTAAATGAAACCACTAGCCTGCGAGATATCAATTATATTATTTCGGTATTTGCAGAAGCTGCTAGCAAAGAAAACTCACCAATATCTTCAATTTCAGAATCCAATCATATTGCTGAAAAGTCCCAAAGAACATCAGACTTTTTAACGCTCGATGTGTTTAACACCTATCATTCTGAAACAGAACTGATGCGCTATATAAAGTCTTTGGAGCGTAAGGATTTATCATTAAACCATTCCATGATTTCTCTAGGGTCATGCACCATGAAACTGAATGCTGCAGCAGAAATGCTTCCATTAAGCTGGTTTAAATGGGGAAATATTCACCCATTCGCACCTTTAAAACAGGCAAAAGGCTACTTAACGGTTTTAAAGGCACTAGAAGACCAACTCACCGAAATTACAGGATTTGCAGCGACATCATTGCAACCCAATTCTGGCGCCCAAGGGGAATTTGCCGGCCTCATGGTTATTAAAGCATACCACGAATCTCGTGGTGATCATCATAGAAATATTTGTATTATACCATCGTCTGCCCATGGTACCAATCCTGCTAGTGCGGTTATGGCAGGGATGAAAGTGATCGTTACAAAATCAACTTCAGAAGGCAATATTGATGTGGACGATTTACGCGAAAAAGCTGAATTGCATAAAAATAATTTATCTGCATTAATGGTTACCTATCCGTCAACACATGGTGTTTACGAATCGGCCATTAAGGAAGTGACGCAAATCATCCATGACCATGGGGGACAAGTATATATGGATGGTGCCAACATGAACGCACAAGTAGGATTGACAAATCCAGGAAACATAGGTGCAGATGTGTGTCATTTAAATTTACACAAAACGTTCGCTATACCCCATGGTGGCGGTGGTCCAGGAGTAGGTCCCATTTGCGTAGCAAAACAACTCGTACCGTTTTTACCTGGAAATCCACTTATAAAAACTGGAGGAGATCAAGCCATTACAGCTATTTCAGCAGCACCATTTGGTTCTGCCTTAGCCTGCTTAATTTCCTATGGTTATATCAAAATGTTGGGTGCAGAAGGATTGACACAATCTACTAAAATCGCTATATTAAACGCGAATTATATCAAGCAACGGCTACAAGGTAGTTTTGAAACCCTGTATTCAGGAGAGCGTGGTCGTGCGGCTCATGAAATGATTATTGACTGTCGTCCGTTTAAAACAAATGGCATTGAGGTCACTGATATTGCTAAACGACTGATGGATTATGGTTTTCATGCCCCAACGGTATCTTTTCCAGTGGCAGGCACAATGATGATTGAACCAACTGAAAGTGAAAGCAAAGCAGAAATTGACCGTTTTTGCGATGCCATGATTTCCATTAAAAAAGAAATTGATACTGTTTCTAAAGGTGATGAGCATAATATTTTAAAGAATGCGCCACACACATTAGACATGATTACGGCGAATGATTGGCACTATTCATATGACAGGGAAACAGCAGCATTTCCTTTAGAATATGTGAGAGATAATAAATTTTGGCCAACGGTGAGACGTGTTGATGATGCTTATGGTGATCGAAATTTAATTTGCTCTTGTGCCCCTATAGAAGCTTATGCAGAAGTATAA
- a CDS encoding 3-oxoacyl-ACP synthase III family protein — protein MNIKITGSGSYIPAIVEKNENFHGHEFLNADGSVINAPNTVIVEKFKAITGIAERRYAKKEYNTSNLAAFAAKKALLDAKIDRETLDYIIVAHNYGDVNYNSEQSDTVPSIATRVKQILGIKNPKCVGYDLMFGCPGWIEGVIQANAFIKSGIANTCLVIGAETLSRVIDKHDRDSMIYSDGAGAVVLESTNNEGGIIAHESATHAYDEAHFIYFGETNKHEANDKRRYIKMYGRKIYEFAIVNVPQAMKSCLDKSGVDIKDVKKILIHQANEKMDEAIVKRFYKLYDMEMPEGVMPMTIGKLGNSSVATVPTLYDMILKGDLENQAINNGDIIIFASVGAGMNINAIVYQY, from the coding sequence ATGAATATTAAGATTACTGGCTCTGGAAGTTATATCCCTGCCATTGTAGAAAAAAATGAAAACTTTCATGGGCATGAATTTTTAAATGCAGACGGCTCGGTCATTAATGCGCCAAACACCGTTATTGTTGAGAAATTTAAGGCTATAACGGGTATTGCAGAAAGACGTTATGCAAAAAAAGAATACAACACATCAAACTTGGCTGCCTTTGCCGCTAAAAAAGCGCTATTAGACGCAAAAATAGACAGGGAAACTTTGGATTATATCATCGTTGCCCATAACTACGGTGATGTCAATTATAATAGCGAACAAAGCGATACAGTGCCCAGTATAGCAACCCGGGTAAAACAGATCCTTGGAATTAAAAACCCTAAGTGTGTAGGTTACGATCTTATGTTTGGTTGCCCAGGTTGGATAGAAGGTGTTATTCAAGCCAATGCGTTTATCAAATCAGGCATTGCCAATACATGCTTGGTTATTGGTGCCGAAACCTTGTCTAGAGTTATTGATAAGCATGATCGGGATTCTATGATTTATAGTGACGGTGCTGGCGCCGTTGTATTAGAGTCTACAAATAATGAAGGCGGTATAATTGCTCATGAGTCGGCTACTCATGCCTACGACGAAGCGCATTTTATTTATTTTGGTGAAACCAATAAGCATGAAGCAAATGATAAAAGACGTTATATTAAAATGTATGGCCGAAAAATTTACGAGTTTGCCATTGTTAATGTTCCTCAAGCTATGAAATCTTGTTTAGATAAAAGTGGTGTGGATATAAAAGATGTCAAAAAAATTCTCATCCATCAGGCCAATGAAAAGATGGACGAGGCCATTGTTAAGCGCTTCTATAAGCTTTATGATATGGAAATGCCAGAAGGGGTTATGCCCATGACCATTGGCAAACTGGGCAACTCCAGTGTTGCGACAGTTCCAACTTTATACGATATGATTTTAAAAGGCGATTTAGAAAATCAAGCCATTAACAATGGCGATATTATTATTTTTGCAAGTGTAGGTGCTGGCATGAATATTAATGCCATTGTTTATCAATATTAA
- a CDS encoding methyltransferase domain-containing protein, whose translation MYETNYPNKRFKHTIQFLEKHISHSEKILDLGVVNPFTKIMQKHGYDVINTKGEDLDINTSTIENSNVDVTTAFEIFEHLLSPFTVLQSIKTSKLVASVPLNLWFSSAYRSKTDMLDRHYHEFEDWQFDWLLEKAGWKILDREKWTNPTKKIGIRPMLRWFTPRYYIVYAERI comes from the coding sequence ATGTACGAGACAAATTATCCGAATAAACGTTTTAAACATACGATACAGTTTTTAGAGAAGCACATTTCCCATTCCGAAAAAATTCTCGATTTAGGCGTTGTAAATCCTTTTACTAAAATCATGCAAAAACATGGTTATGACGTTATCAATACCAAGGGAGAAGATTTGGATATCAACACCTCAACAATTGAAAATTCTAATGTTGATGTCACAACCGCATTCGAAATTTTCGAACATTTATTATCCCCTTTTACAGTATTACAATCCATTAAAACATCGAAATTGGTAGCAAGCGTGCCTCTAAACTTATGGTTTTCCTCAGCTTATAGAAGTAAAACCGATATGTTGGACAGGCATTATCACGAGTTTGAAGATTGGCAATTTGACTGGCTCCTTGAAAAGGCCGGATGGAAAATATTAGACCGTGAAAAGTGGACGAACCCTACTAAAAAGATTGGGATTCGACCTATGCTTAGGTGGTTTACACCAAGGTATTATATTGTTTACGCAGAAAGGATTTAA